One genomic segment of Novosphingobium sp. RL4 includes these proteins:
- a CDS encoding DUF2322 family protein — translation MLAAIEPGATFKDNLQLLPPIDGLERIDLVDDAGNVAASIANQPGKQGSLAVYNYLKQRFDHLDAAAAEHGLVVFAEHTADARERPGAHPNVDLLLDIAARGGRLGIEVIPAGH, via the coding sequence ATGCTGGCGGCAATCGAACCGGGCGCGACCTTCAAGGACAATCTTCAGCTATTGCCGCCGATTGACGGCCTGGAACGCATCGACCTGGTCGATGATGCGGGGAACGTGGCGGCCTCCATCGCCAACCAGCCGGGCAAGCAGGGTTCGCTCGCCGTCTACAACTACCTGAAGCAGCGGTTCGACCACCTGGATGCGGCTGCCGCCGAGCATGGCCTTGTGGTGTTCGCCGAACATACCGCGGATGCACGCGAGCGTCCCGGTGCGCATCCGAATGTCGACCTTCTGCTGGATATCGCCGCACGCGGCGGCCGGCTGGGCATCGAGGTCATTCCGGCCGGGCATTGA
- a CDS encoding TonB-dependent receptor — MQINTKAAFARLAMGGIVALASVPALAGEVASDGSASDGGNSEILVFGRGETNIGEAHAASEGSVAGSDLLVRPLLRVAELLEAIPGMVAAQHSGSGKANQYFLRGFNLDHGSDFTTYIDGVQMNLRTHGHGQGYLDLNGLIPEIVAREDFRKGPYRADGGDFALAGTAYMTTIAGFDRPWVSLEGGSYNTGRLAAGGTIKGLGSGDLTVVGQAKRYDGPWQQEEHLRHYAGFAKYSMPLGEGALQASLHAYHATWRPTEQIPERIVGSDICADVFCSPDPTARGRTTRFVGNVGITQASWSANVYAQYYDWNMYSNPTYADPDGTSGQIDQFDKRWVTGLTARKHWNPAPELELSIGTENRFDHIGSVGVNRTESREFLYSLGRYHVEELSGAIHGEATWQPLAGLRLTGGLRGDYYHYSVRARNAAAEELGEGSGHDSIVSPKFSAAYEVTRQFELYANWGRGFHSNDVRGAVNAETPVPVLVRGTGKELGARFQTDGFSLTGTYWWLDVGSELRFVGDSNAVEPTGASKRHGYELVAFWRPLPWLALDGNYTASRSRYDNGDRIPNAFENAASAGASIVLDPWETSIRIRHLGPYPLVEDNSVRDSGSTVVNARAAWKGGRIEIYGEVLNILDSRDKDIAYYYESYIPAYDAAGPVDGRLSRVIEPRTVKIGARYTF; from the coding sequence ATGCAAATCAACACAAAGGCGGCATTCGCCCGCCTCGCCATGGGCGGGATCGTCGCGCTTGCCTCCGTTCCGGCTCTTGCCGGCGAAGTGGCTTCGGACGGGTCGGCTTCGGATGGCGGCAACAGCGAAATCCTGGTTTTCGGACGGGGAGAGACCAACATCGGCGAAGCCCATGCCGCCAGCGAAGGCAGCGTGGCAGGCTCCGACCTGCTGGTCCGTCCGCTGCTGCGCGTGGCCGAACTTCTCGAGGCTATTCCCGGCATGGTCGCCGCCCAGCATTCGGGCAGCGGCAAGGCGAACCAGTATTTCCTGCGCGGGTTCAACCTCGATCATGGTAGCGATTTCACGACCTATATCGACGGCGTGCAGATGAACCTGCGGACCCATGGTCATGGGCAGGGGTATCTCGATCTCAACGGTTTGATCCCGGAGATCGTTGCGCGTGAAGACTTCCGCAAAGGGCCTTATCGCGCGGACGGCGGCGATTTCGCCTTGGCGGGCACGGCCTACATGACGACGATCGCCGGCTTCGACCGCCCGTGGGTTTCGCTTGAGGGGGGCTCCTACAACACCGGCCGTCTTGCGGCGGGCGGCACGATCAAAGGGCTTGGTTCCGGCGATCTTACGGTGGTGGGGCAGGCGAAGCGCTATGACGGGCCGTGGCAGCAGGAGGAACACCTGCGCCATTATGCGGGCTTTGCGAAGTACAGCATGCCGCTGGGCGAAGGTGCGCTCCAGGCTTCGCTTCATGCCTACCACGCAACATGGCGTCCAACCGAGCAGATTCCCGAGCGGATCGTCGGTTCCGACATATGCGCTGACGTGTTCTGTTCGCCCGACCCGACGGCGCGCGGCCGGACCACGCGGTTCGTCGGCAATGTGGGGATCACGCAGGCGAGCTGGAGCGCCAACGTCTACGCCCAGTATTACGACTGGAACATGTATTCAAACCCGACTTATGCCGATCCCGACGGGACCAGCGGCCAGATCGACCAGTTCGACAAGCGCTGGGTTACCGGCCTCACGGCACGCAAGCACTGGAATCCGGCGCCGGAACTGGAACTCTCCATCGGCACCGAGAACCGCTTCGACCATATCGGCAGCGTTGGCGTGAATCGCACGGAAAGTCGCGAATTCCTGTACTCGCTGGGCCGTTATCACGTCGAGGAACTTTCCGGTGCGATCCATGGCGAGGCAACCTGGCAGCCGTTGGCGGGCCTGCGCCTGACGGGCGGTCTGCGGGGCGACTACTATCACTATTCCGTGCGCGCCAGAAACGCAGCGGCGGAAGAGCTTGGTGAGGGAAGCGGGCACGATTCGATCGTTTCGCCCAAGTTCTCGGCGGCCTATGAAGTTACCCGGCAGTTCGAACTCTATGCCAACTGGGGGCGCGGATTCCACTCCAACGATGTGCGAGGGGCGGTGAATGCCGAAACGCCGGTGCCTGTTCTGGTACGCGGCACCGGCAAGGAGCTGGGCGCCCGTTTCCAGACGGACGGTTTCTCGCTGACAGGAACCTACTGGTGGCTCGACGTTGGAAGCGAACTGCGTTTCGTCGGTGATTCCAACGCGGTCGAGCCGACCGGCGCCAGCAAGCGTCATGGCTACGAACTTGTCGCTTTCTGGCGGCCGCTGCCCTGGCTTGCGCTTGATGGCAACTATACCGCCAGCCGTTCGCGATACGACAATGGCGACCGCATTCCCAACGCCTTCGAGAATGCAGCGTCAGCGGGGGCGTCCATCGTGCTGGACCCGTGGGAGACGAGCATCCGCATTCGCCATCTCGGCCCGTACCCCCTGGTCGAGGACAACAGCGTGCGGGACAGCGGCAGCACCGTAGTCAATGCCCGTGCCGCCTGGAAGGGAGGCCGGATCGAGATATATGGTGAAGTGCTCAACATCCTCGACAGCCGCGACAAGGACATTGCCTATTATTACGAATCCTACATTCCGGCTTACGATGCGGCAGGTCCCGTCGATGGGCGCCTGAGCAGGGTGATTGAGCCGCGCACTGTCAAGATCGGCGCGCGGTACACCTTCTGA
- a CDS encoding tRNA (cytidine(34)-2'-O)-methyltransferase, whose product MRIALFEPEIAGNVGAVLRLGACLGASVDIIEPMGFVWDDRRVRRAAMDYIDHVTITRHASFDAFRADIGLSRLVLFTTRSSHSAYEFGFRADDVLLFGKESAGVPPSVADVCDARVRIPLRPEVRSLNLATSAALALGEALRQTATLPG is encoded by the coding sequence ATGCGTATTGCTCTATTCGAACCCGAAATTGCCGGAAACGTCGGCGCCGTGCTGAGGCTTGGCGCGTGCCTGGGCGCGAGCGTGGATATTATCGAGCCGATGGGCTTCGTATGGGACGATCGGCGCGTAAGGCGGGCTGCCATGGACTATATCGACCATGTCACGATTACACGGCACGCCAGCTTCGATGCCTTCAGGGCCGATATCGGGCTGAGCAGGCTGGTGCTGTTCACGACCAGGAGCAGCCATTCGGCCTATGAATTCGGATTCAGGGCAGACGATGTCCTGCTCTTCGGAAAGGAGAGCGCAGGGGTGCCCCCCTCAGTGGCGGATGTCTGTGATGCGCGCGTGCGCATACCGCTGCGGCCGGAGGTGCGCTCGCTGAATCTCGCCACGTCGGCCGCGCTCGCGCTTGGCGAAGCCCTTCGCCAGACCGCGACTTTGCCGGGGTGA
- a CDS encoding cytochrome c biogenesis protein DipZ: protein MILFVLSYLGGVLTIISPCILPVLPFVFARADQPFLRSGLPMLIGMAVTFAGVATLAAVGGGWAVQANGLGRIVALVVLALFGLLLLFPSLADRATRPLVAMGARLSRSAEGDMGGSSATFSASLLLGVATGLLWAPCAGPVLGLVLTGAALNGASAHTSLLLLSYALGAATSLALALLVGGKVFAAMKRSIGLGNGVRRVLGLAVLAGVAAIALGLDTGLLTRLSLSGTAQVEERLLAKFRPGTPAASAMRAGRAELGDEGAFPSLAGASEWMNSPPLTAEALRGKVVLVDFWTYSCINCLRSLPYVRAWAEKYKDQGLVVIGVHAPEFAFEKNPANVSRAIRDLGISYPVALDNDRAIWRAFQNLYWPAHYFIDGKGRIRYHHFGEGDYAESERVIQRLLAESGNAPPSLEVVAVKGSGVGEAPQKATNRSPETYLGYSRGERFASAGGYVPDRPHSYVLGQLPGRNDWGIAGSWTAGPEFVSLDAAGGRIAFRFHARDLHLVLGPGPQGRPVRFRVTVDGKAPGGDHGMDADAAGQGTVTTQRLYQLVRQQGTVTDRTFTIEFLDPGVQAFAFTFG from the coding sequence ATGATCCTCTTTGTCCTTTCCTATCTGGGCGGTGTGCTGACCATCATTAGTCCGTGCATCCTGCCGGTTCTGCCCTTCGTCTTCGCGCGGGCCGATCAGCCGTTCCTGCGCAGCGGATTGCCCATGCTGATCGGCATGGCGGTGACATTCGCGGGCGTTGCCACACTGGCGGCCGTGGGCGGGGGCTGGGCGGTTCAGGCCAACGGCCTGGGGCGGATCGTGGCTCTGGTGGTGCTTGCGCTGTTCGGCCTGCTGCTGCTTTTCCCGTCGCTGGCCGATCGCGCGACCCGGCCGCTGGTGGCGATGGGCGCGCGGCTGTCCCGTTCGGCGGAAGGAGACATGGGTGGCTCCTCCGCCACGTTCTCCGCGTCGCTCCTGCTCGGGGTTGCCACCGGGCTGCTCTGGGCGCCTTGCGCGGGACCGGTGCTCGGTCTTGTCCTGACAGGAGCGGCGCTGAACGGCGCCAGTGCGCATACCTCCCTGTTGCTGCTCTCCTATGCGCTGGGCGCGGCAACTTCGCTGGCGCTGGCGCTGCTGGTGGGCGGGAAGGTGTTCGCCGCGATGAAGCGATCCATCGGCCTTGGCAACGGTGTTCGCCGCGTGCTGGGCTTGGCGGTGCTCGCCGGGGTGGCCGCGATCGCGCTGGGGCTGGATACCGGCCTTCTCACCCGCCTTTCGCTTTCGGGCACGGCGCAAGTCGAAGAGAGGCTGCTCGCCAAGTTCCGCCCCGGTACGCCTGCCGCTTCGGCCATGCGCGCCGGCCGGGCCGAATTGGGAGACGAAGGCGCGTTTCCGTCTTTGGCAGGGGCGAGCGAATGGATGAATTCGCCGCCGCTCACCGCCGAGGCGCTGCGTGGGAAAGTGGTCCTCGTCGATTTCTGGACCTACAGCTGCATCAACTGCCTGCGCTCGCTTCCCTATGTTCGTGCATGGGCGGAAAAGTACAAGGATCAGGGTCTCGTCGTCATCGGCGTTCACGCGCCCGAATTCGCCTTCGAGAAGAACCCGGCGAACGTGAGCCGGGCGATACGCGATCTCGGCATTTCCTATCCAGTGGCGCTCGATAACGATCGCGCGATCTGGCGCGCCTTCCAGAACCTCTATTGGCCCGCGCATTACTTCATCGATGGCAAGGGACGGATCCGCTACCATCATTTCGGCGAGGGGGATTACGCGGAATCCGAAAGGGTCATCCAGCGCCTGCTGGCCGAGAGCGGCAATGCCCCGCCCAGCCTGGAGGTCGTGGCGGTCAAGGGCTCCGGCGTGGGCGAGGCGCCGCAGAAGGCCACCAATCGCTCGCCCGAAACCTATCTGGGCTATTCACGAGGCGAACGTTTCGCTTCGGCGGGCGGTTATGTGCCGGACCGGCCCCACAGCTATGTGCTGGGGCAGTTGCCCGGCCGCAATGACTGGGGAATTGCGGGATCGTGGACCGCCGGGCCGGAGTTCGTCTCGCTGGATGCGGCGGGCGGGCGTATCGCTTTCCGCTTCCATGCCCGCGATCTTCATCTCGTGCTGGGGCCGGGGCCGCAAGGACGCCCGGTCCGCTTCCGCGTCACCGTGGACGGCAAGGCTCCGGGCGGCGATCACGGCATGGACGCGGACGCGGCCGGGCAAGGCACCGTGACCACGCAGCGGCTCTATCAACTGGTTCGCCAGCAGGGCACCGTGACCGACCGGACCTTCACCATCGAGTTCCTCGATCCGGGCGTGCAGGCCTTCGCCTTCACGTTCGGCTGA